The following are from one region of the Arachis duranensis cultivar V14167 chromosome 10, aradu.V14167.gnm2.J7QH, whole genome shotgun sequence genome:
- the LOC127742378 gene encoding probable indole-3-pyruvate monooxygenase YUCCA11 — translation MIKDGAIKVISSHIMRIENNKVIFGNKTEKEFNAIVFATGYKSVANKWLKDNYKNVLNEDGMPKNAFSMPFTLKTIICSHLEGINNLPILI, via the exons ATGATTAAAGACGGTGCAATCaag GTTATCTCTTCTCATATAATGAGAATTGAGAACAACAAAGTGATATTTGGAAACAAGACGGAGAAGGAATTTAATGCAATTGTGTTTGCCACTGGATATAAAAGCGTAGCTAACAAATGGTTGAAG gATAATTACAAGAATGTTCTAAACGAAGATGGAATGCCAAAGAATGCATTTTCAATGCCTTTTACCTTGAAAACTATTATATGCAGTCATCTTGAAGGAATTAATAATCTTCCCATTTTGATATAA